Genomic DNA from Desulfovibrio aminophilus DSM 12254:
CCGTCGCGGGCAGGGGCAGAAATTCCGTGACCCCGGCGCGGATGGCCCGGATGAGCAACTCCGGCGATGGTTCGCGGCCAACCAGGAAGACCTCGCCCACGCGACCGCCGCGGCGGGCCCGCTCCAGGCGGTCCAGCTCCGCTCCGGGTTCCGCCCCAGGCTCGAACACGAGCAGGTCCACGGGCCCCGGCTCCTTCCCGTTGAGGTGGACCCCCGGGCACTCCCGGGCCGCCTGCTGGAAGATACGCTTGGCCTCTGGATCATGCACGGCCAGGGTGACGGAGATGGTGTCGACGGTCATGGTTCCCTCCCAGCCTACTTCTTGTCACCCGAGTCGCCGAAGTTCAGTTGGAGCGTCTTCTGCGTCTCGGAGGAGGACGTGGGCGGCTTGCGGTAGTTGTCCATGACGCCTTGGGCATAGACGCCGTCCAGGCCGACCACGGGGGCGTCACCGGCCGGGGCTGCGGCCAGTTTCTGGGCCGCCACGGCCTGGCGCACCGAGGCCCCCAGGGGCTCCTTGAACTCGTCGGCGGCGCACCCGGCGCAGGCCAGGAAACCGATGATGGCGATGGCGGTCAGCAGCCTGGTCATCTTCCCTCCTCCTTACCTGGGCAGCATATGCCCGAATTCGCCGTCGAAACCTTCGGCCCGACCGGACGGGCTCTTCGCCTTGGGAGCGGAACCGGCGACGCCGGACCCGCTTCCCCGTCCCTCGACCAAGCCGAGCATATAGAACTCGTAGTCGTCGGGTTCGCGGAAGCCGTCGGTGGGCAGGCTCTGCTTGGCCACGTCCAGAGGCTTCACGAGATGTGGGGTGATGATGATGATCAGCTCGGACTCGTTCTTCTGAAAGTCGCTGCTGCGGAACAGGGAGCCCAGCACGGGCACGTCGCCCAGCACCGGGAACTTGTTCATGTTCTCGCGCAGGGAGTCCTTGATGAGCCCGGCGATGGCGAAGCTCTGGCCGTTGCCCAGCTCCACCGTGGTCGAGGCACGGCGGCTGGTGATGGACGGGACATTGAAAGAGTTCACGGTCACGGCCCGGGAGTAGTCCAGATCCGAAACCTGCGGCTCCACCTTGATGTTGATGGTGCCGGAGTCAAGCACGGTGGGCGTGAACTTGAGGCCCACGCCGAAGGGCTTGTACTCGATGCCCACGGTACCCAGACCCTGGGGCACGGGGATGGGCACCTCGCCGCCGGCCAGGAACTCGGCGGTCTGACCCGAAAGGCAAATCAGGTTCGGCTCGGCCAGAATCTTGATCAGGCCGTTGGCCTTGAGGGCGTCCACGAAGTAGCTCAGGCTGTTGCCCGCGCTGCCCACGCTGGTGGTGCCCGCTATGCCCACGTTGTTGGAAAGGGTGAGCGCCCCTTCCTCGTCCAGGTAGGTCAGACGGTTCAAGAAGCTGTAAAGAATCTCGTCGCCGGACATGAACCGGAAGTTGAACCCCAGACGCTTCATGACGCTGCGGCTCATCTCGGCCACACGCACCTCGAGCATGACCTGCTGGACCCCGCCCACGCGCAGGAGGTTGACCACCTTGCCCGGCGCGGAGGCCTCGGCCAGGGACAGGGCCGTGGCCAGATTCGTGGCGCTGGACACGCTGCCGGAAAGAGTCACGGATTCGCCCGAGGATAGGACGCGGATGCCCGCCTCGCTCGGCAGGACGGTGTGCAGCATGTGCTTGAGCTGGGTCACGTCCGGCACGACCTCCAGGTCGTAAACCGCGTTCACCCGATCTCCCGGGCCCCAGAGGGTCAGGTTGGTGGTCCCGGTCTTCTTGCCGGTGATGTAGATCTGCCGTGGCGAGATGAGCACCAGCTCGGCCTGTTCCGGCGCGGCCAGGGAGATGCGGGCGATGTCCGAGTCGCTGTTCAGGATCAGGGACTTGCCCGCCACGAGCTGAACGGCCTGGGGGGCCTCGGTGGCCAGGATGCGGAATCCCGGCCCGGCATGGGCGGCCTGGGTCCAGCACAGGGCCAGAACCAGGGCTGCGGTGAAAAAGGATCGACGCGCGTTCATGGCCGTTCCTCCGCGCTAGAAGCGCACCCGGTCGCGAGTTCCGCCGCGGATCACTTCGACCTCCACGGCGGGGCGCGGTGCGGCCTGGGCGGCGGCCTTGGGCCGAACCTGGACGGGACGCAGGGAGGCCAGGGTGGCGGCCGTATCCGCACCGTTGGTCAGCACGGTTTCCTGGTCGGCTTCGTTCCTCAGGGCGAAGTTGAGCGTGCCCTGTGTGGCGGCCAGGGCCAGCTTTTCGCTCTCCTCGGGAGTCAGGTCCAGGGTGTAGACGTCCACGGAGGACGGCTTTTCACCGTCGCCGGAAGGCTCCAGCTCCGTGCCCGTGGCCAGGACCGGAACCTTCTCCAGCACGAGCTTGGTCACTTTCTCCTCCCGCTCGCCGACAGGCAGGGTCACGAGCACGTCCACCAGATTGCCGGGGCGGATGAACCCGGCCAGTCCCATGACCTTGTTGCCCTTCACGGCCATGGCCCTGCGGCCCGGGCCGAGCATGGCGCTGATGCCGCCCACCTTCACGTCCTCGGGAGCCAGACGCGGAGCGGTCACGGCCTCTCCCTTGCCCACGGACTGCGCCAACACGCGGCCCACCAGAGACTCCTGCGCACGGAAGGACTGGGACGGTTCGCTGCCCTCGACGAAGGGAGCCAGCCGAAGCATGCCGGGCTCGATCCGGGCGCCCTTCGGCATGTCGGTGGCGGCGACAACAACCTGCACGGTCCGCACCGTGACCTGGGCCACGGGCGCGGCCGGAGCGCGGGCGGAGAGCCACCGGAAGACAAGCAGACCGGCGGTCAGGGCCAGGACAAGGGCCAGGACCATCTGCAGCAGGGAGCGGACGGTTCTGCTCACGACAACCTCCTAGAGGCCGAGGGTTCCGCGTTCCCAGGCCGTGTAGACCAGAGTGAACACGGTGCCGGCGGCGATGGCCAGCCCGTAGCACAAGCGCGGCAGAGGCCTGCCGACGGGCGCGGGAACCGGCGCATATTCCAGCTTGCGGGTGGCCAGCAGGACCAGGAAGGCGTCGCGGATGTTGCGCAGGACGCGGGGCAGCAGCCCCAAGCGCAGGAGCATGAACAGGGCGTAGAGCCCTCCCGCCAGGCAAGTGAAAAGAAAGGCGCTGAAGACATCGGCCGCGCCGAGCCACGCGCCCACGGCGGCCATGAGCTTCACGTCGCCCCCGCCCATGAGGCGCAGGAGGAACGGCACGAGCATCACGGCCAAGCCCAGGGCCAGGCCGGCGGCGCTGAAGGCCAAGCCGTCCAGGCCCCGGGCCAGCCCGTGATAGGCCAGGCCGGCGAACATCGCGGGAAGCGTGAGCAGATTCGGAATCTTCTGGTCCCAGAGGTCCGTGACCACGGCCACGGACAGCATGACGCAGACGATTGCGCCGATGAGCAGATCCATGTCTCTCCCCTCCTGATCCGCTATGCCCGACGGCCGGTTCCCCCGTTTTCCCCCCGGGGGGCGCGGGGCCCGCGGTCCTTTCAGGAAAAGTTCCGCGAGCCCCGCCCATCCGTCGTTTCCCGCGCCGGGCGCGGGGTCTGGTCGTGCGGGATCAGCTGCCGGTGCTGGTGGTGGGCATCTTTCCGGCGATGGTGTCGAAGGTGCCGCTGACCTTGGTGCCCAGGGTGGTCACCGCGGTGATGATCACGGCCGCGATGAGGGCGGCGATGAGGCCGTATTCCAGAGCGGTCACGCCTTCCTCGTCCTTGAACAGCTGCATCAGTCTGGTCATCATGATCGTTCTCCCCTTCTTGGTGGTTTCCGATTCCGACCCGCGCCGCCGGGATGGAGGCGCGGCCGATGTCCCATATGAGCAATGGCCGTGCCAGGACGTGTCTCGCTAGCACAGGCGAGATATTTTATTCTTTTAAATCATTGTGATGAAGAAATGAGACAGCCGCCACGGGCCTCGCGAAGTAAGCCCTGGCGAAGAGGAGGAATCTACGATTCGTGGATCACACGGTTTTCATGCGAAGCGTGAATGATAGAATAACACACTGAATAAACCTATCTTTTCGCCAGTCCACTATTCATGGATCACTGAACCCGCAGGCAGGCTATCGGGTCCAGGCCGTGCTTCTGGAGTTTGTTCCACAGGTTCTTGGCCGTGATTCCCAGCAGCCGGGCGGCCTCGGTCTGGACGCCCCCGGCGCGGCGCAAGGCTTGCACGATGAGGCCCTTTTCATACTCGTTCACAGCGCGCTTGAGCGGCAGGCCGATTTCGGGTGGGACGATTTCGGGAATCGGCTCGGCCCGCCGCTGCAGCGCCAGCGACAAATCCGCCGCCGTGATCCGGCCGGAAGCCGCGAAGATGGCCGTGCGCTCCAACGTATTGGCCAGTTGGCGGACGTTGCCCGGCCAGTCCTGGGCCTGGAGGAGCCGCAGGGCGTCGGGAGCCAGGGACAGCGGCTCCCCCCCCAGTCGGCGGCCGATCCGGTCGAGGAAGAAATCGGCCAGCAAGGCCAGATCCTCCTTGCGTTCACGCAGGGGCGGCAGATGGATGGCGGCCACGTTCAACCGATAGTAGAGGTCCGCCCGGAACTCCTTGGCCTCCACGCGGTCCCGCAGATCCTGGTTGGTGGCCGCGATGATCCGCACGTCGAAGGTCACGGGCCGCGAGCCGCCCACGCGCTCCACCTGCTTCTGTTCCACGGCGCGCAGGAGCTTGGGTTGAAGGTGCAGGGGCATGTCCCCGATCTCGTCCAGGAGGATGCTGCCGCCCTGGGCCATTTCGAAGCGGCCGCGCCGGGCGGCGGTGGCCCCGGTGAAGGCCCCCTTCTCGTGGCCGAAGAGTTCGCTCTCCAGAAGGTTTTCCGGGATGGCCGCGCAGTTCAGCTTGACGAAGGGACCGGCCGCCCTGGGGCTCAGGGCGTGGATGGTGTCGGCGACGAGTTCCTTGCCCGTACCGGACTCGCCGGTGATGAGCACGTCGGCATCCAGACCGGCCACCCGCTGGAGCATGTCCTTGACCCGCGACATGGCTTGGCCCTGGCCGATGATCCGTGACAGGGGCCCCTCGCGCTCCAAGGTCGTACGCAAGGCCTGGACCTGGCCCTGGAGGCGGCGTTTCTCCAAAGCCCGGCGGATGACCACCTCCATCTCGGCCAGGCTGAACGGCTTGGTGAAGTAGTCGTAGGCCCCGCGCTTGAGGGCCTCCACGGCGGAATCCCTGCTGGAAAAGGCGGTCATGACCACGATGTCGGCCAGGGGCGCGGCCCGCTTGAGGTGCGGAAGAGCCTCGATGCCGGACATGCCGGGAAGCATGACGTCCTGGAGCACGAGGTCGAAATCCCCAGCCTCGGCGAGACGGATGCCCTCCTCGGCAGAACCCGCGACATCCACCTCGAATTCCTTGTCCCGCAAGGCCTCCACGAGCATCCCCCGGAAGGCCGCGTCGTCGTCCACCACCAGAATCCTGGCCGTCATGGCTTCCCCCTGGGCGGCATCGGCCACCCCTCATGACCCTAGCCTCTCCCGGTCTGGAAATCCACAAAAAATAGATCGCCACATCACACACAGGGCTGCAATCCGCAGTGCAAGGAAATTTGCATAGAAAAAATTATTTTATACTTCAATATGATAAGTAAAAAAATACACCGCCAGCGAAATTCTCATGCCCCTTGGTACGGGGGTTGCTTTTGAGAGACTATGGAACGGAACCGAAACGGATCAAGCGAGGATGCCATGCGCAAGCGACATGCACGAGGGCGCGGACAGCGGGGGATGGCGGCGGTGGAGTTCGCGCTCATCCTGCCCGTGCTGGCCGCCCTGTTTTTCCTGATCCTGGAGGGCGCCAACGCGATCCGCACCTATTCCATCATCTCCGAAGCCAGCCGCGAGGCCGCCCGGCTGGTGCTCCGCGAAGGCAGCACGACCAACGTGGAATTCCTGGTGCAGTCCCTGACCGCCGCGCAACTCCCGGCCGCCAACCTGAACACCAACGTGACCGTCAACAGCGAGCAGAAGACCGTCACCGTCGAGGTCGATTATGACTACCAAAGCATGCTCGGTTCCCAGTCCATGGTCGAAACCTTCAACAGCGGCCAACCCTATGTCCTGCTTGCCCGCACGACCATGCCGCTGCCGTAGGCGCCAGCGCGGCGCGGTCCATGTCCTCGTGGCCGTGCTCATTCCCATTCTGTTGGGCGCGGCCGGGCTGGCTCTGGACCTGGGCAACCTCTATCTGGCCCAGACCAGGCTCCAGGCCGCCGTGGACGCCGGGGCCCTGGCCGGAGCCCTGCAACTGCCCTACGACCCGGACCTGACCAAGGACATCGCCAAGCCCGCGGCCATCGACATGGTTCACACCAACTACGCCGAGGCCCAGATCCAGAACGTGGCCGCCGGTTCCGAGGTCCGCAGCCTCTGCGTCACGGCCACGGCCCAGGTGAACACGCTCTTGCTGGGCGTGCTGGGAGTGAATTCCGGCAGCGTGGCGGCCCAGGCCTGCGCCGGATTCAACAATCTGGAAGTGGCCCTGGTCATCGACAACACGGGCAGCATGAAGGGCACACCCATCAGCCGCGTGCGCGAGGCCGGCGCCGACCTGGTGGACCTGATCATCCCCGACGGCGCGGCCCCGAACACCCGCGTCGGCCTGGTGCCATTCCGGGGCAAGGTCAAAGTTCTGGACGCCGAGGGCTATCCCTCGGGCTGTCTGAACGCCGACGGTTCGCTCAACGTGGGCATCCACCCCGACTTCATGCCCCTCTACTACGCCCTGCCGTATTACACCCGGAGCCAGATCAACCTGGACACCTGCACCAGCATTCCTCCGGTGCACTCGCTGACCACGGACAAGGACGAGATCATCGCGGCCATCACCCAGATGGACGCCCTGGGCGCGGGCTCGGGCACGGTCATCTCCGAAGGCATCAGGTGGGGCCGCGAGGTTCTCACGCCCGAGGCTCCCTACACGCAGGGCAGCGCCGACGATAAGATCCGCAAGATCATGATCGTGCTCACCGATGGCGACACCGAGGACGGCACCTGCGGCGGCAGCTACGCCATGTCTTACACGCCCAACAACTACTGGACCAACGCCTACTACGGCATGAAGGTCACCAACTGCCACTGCGAGAACGGCGGCGGCCTGAACCAGGCCATGCTCGCCGAAGCCCAAAAGGCCAAGGATGCGGGCATCGAAATCTTCTCCATCCGCTTCGGCGTCTCGGACACCACGGACATCCAGCTCATGAAGCAGATCGCCTCCAGCAAGCCCGGCACCACCGACCACTACTTCGACGCGCCCTCGGCCGAGGACATCCCCGAGGTCTTCAAGCTCATCGGCAAGCAGCTCGGCTGGCGGCTGCTGAACTAGGAGGCGGTCATGCGACGCAGGCGTTCCAGCTTTTCCCGCGGCGTGGCCGCCGTGGAGATGGCCCTCATCCTCCCGGCCTTGCTGCTCATGGTCTTCGGCCTGCTGGAGAGCGGCAACCTCTTCCTCTCCTGGCTCACGGTCCAGAAGTCGGCCGAGATGGGCGCACGCTTCGCGGCCACCGGCCAGGGCGAGGACGAGGGCACCCGTCTGGCCCAGATCGTGGAACAGACCAACGTCCTGCTGAGCACACTCCCAAGCGCGGGTTCCACGGTCTCGGTCAGGAGCTGGCCCGGCCTGGACACCAGCGGCCCCGGAGTCAGCGGCAGCGCGGGCCAGCCCTGCGGCGTGGTGGAGGTCGGCGTGTCCTTCCTCTACAAGCCCATCACGCCCTTCATCGGCGACGCACTGCCGGAAACGGTCCAGCTCACCGGCGCGGACCGCAAGGTCAACGAGCCCTGGAAACCCTGCCCCTGATTTCTCCCCGCGCCCTCCCCGCCCTCGGGTCTCCTCCGGGGGAAAAAAGAAAGCCGGGCCAAACCCGGCTTTCCCATCTTCAATCAAACGGCGGCGCTACTTCTTGGCATTGGGAGTGAACAGGGGCTTACCCGCAACCTTGAACTCGCCCACAAACTTCTGGGCCTTGGCCGAGGTGATCCAGTCGCTGAACTTCTTGGCCAGATCCGCGCGCACCCCGGGGCAGTGCGCCGGGTTCACCGGCATGACGCTGTACTGATTGAGCAGCGGCTTGTCGCCCTCCACCAGGATCGTCAGAGGCGCCTTGCCCTTCTGGTCGGCTTCGTACTTGTACCATGTGCCCCGATCCACCAGGGTGTAGGCCCCGCGCTCGGCGGCCATGGCCAGGGTGGCCAGCATGCCCTGCCCGGCGGAGATGTACCAGGACTCCTTGTCCGGCACGGGCAGCTCAGCCGCCTTCCAAAGCTTGAGCTCGGCCTTGTGCGTACCCGAATCGTCACCGCGGCTCACGAAGGAAGCCTTGGCCGCGGACACTGCCTTGAGGGCCTCGGCGACGGTCTTGCCCTTGGCCTTGGCCGGATCCTTCAGCGGGCCAACGATCACGAAGTCGTTATAAAAGATCTCCTTGCGGTCCATGCCGAAGCCCTTGTCCAGGAATTCCTTTTCGGACTGGGGCGCGTGGACCATGAGCACGTCCACGTTGCAGTCCTCGCCGAGTTTGAGGGCCTTGCCCGTGCCCACGGCCGTCCACTGAAGTTCGATGCCCGTGTCCTTCTGGAAGGCCGGGCCCAGGGCGTCCAGCAAGCCGGTGTCCTGGGTGCTGGTGGTGGTGGCCATACGCAGGACGTCGCCCGCCAGGGCGGGAACGGCGCAGACCAGGGCGGACAGGGCGACCAGGGTCGCGATAGTTTTCTTCCAGGATCGAAGCATTTTCTCCTCCTTCAGGTTGCGGACTGGCCAACACGTTTCTTGTTGCATTCGTGACATATATCTGTTTAGGCAAGCATATGAAAAATGGCAAGTTGATTCTGCCCATATTGACATAACGGAACCCTTTCGGAAACAAGAACGAATGGATTTCATTCTGGAGGGCCTTGTCCGGGCCCTGGACCTCCTCCTTTCCGGCGACGAGGTCACCTTCTCGGCCGTAACGGCCACTCTGCAGAGCTCGGTCCTGGCCATGATCGCGGCCCTGGCCCTGGGCGCTCCGGCCGGGTTCTGCCTGGGCCATTTCGAATTCCGGGGCCGCCGCGCCCTGCGTCTGGCCGTGGACACGGCTCTCTCCTTTCCCACCGTGGTCATCGGCCTCATCGTCTACGCCTTCCTCACCCGACGCGGCCCATTGGGCGAATGGCAGATGCTCTTCACCGTGCCGGGCATGGCCGCCGGCCTGGCCCTGCTGGCCCTGCCCATCGTCATCGCCCACACGGCGGCCGGCGTCGAAGGGCTGGATCGACGTCTGCGCCTCACGGCCCTGACCCTGGGAGCGGGCCCCCTGCGGCTGGCCCTGACCACCCTGCGCGAGGCCCGCTTCGCCGTCATCCTGGCCCTGGCCATGGCCTTCGGGCGGGTGGCCTCGGAGGTGGGCATCGCCATGATGGTCGGCGGCAACATCAAATGGCACACGCGGACCATCACCACGGCCATCGCCCTGGAGACCGGCAAGGGCCAGTTCGCCGAGGGCATCGCCCTGGGCATCGTGCTCCTGGCCATCGCCCTGGTGGTGAACCTGCTGCTGGTCCTCCTCCGCCGGAGGATGGCGTGAACACGCTGTTCCGCCTGGAAAACGTCGTGGTGCGCTATGCCGGGACCGAGGTTCTGCGCGTGGAGGCCCTGGACATCCCGGAGCACTCCGTGTTCGGTCTCGCCGGGCACAACGGCTCTGGCAAGAGCACCCTGCTGCGGCTGCTGGCCCTGCTGGAACGTCCCGCAAGCGGCCGCCTGCTGGTGGACGGAGCGGACAGCGCCGGGCGGGAGCGGGAACTGCGCCGCCGCGTCACCCTTTTGGATCAGGAACCCTATCTCCTGCGACGTTCGGTTCTGGAAAACGTGGCCTACGGCCTGCGGGCCCGCCGGGAGTCCGGCGACCTGGAACGCCGCGTGGCCGAGGCCCTGGAATGGGTGGGGCTGGCTCCCGGTTTCGCCCGCCGCTCCTGGCGCGAACTTTCCGGCGGCGAGGCCCAGCGGGTGGCCCTGGCCGCCCGCCTCATCCTCCGCCCCAGGGCCCTGCTTCTGGACGAGCCCACGGCCAATCTGGACGCCGAGAGCGTGACCCGCATCAACCAAGCCGCGCTGCGCGCCCGCGAGGAGTGGGGCACGACCCTGGTGCTGGTGAGCCACGACATGGCATGGCTCGCCGAGATGGCCGACAGCGTGCTCCACCTGCACCACGGCCGAGTGACGGGCTATGGTCGGATGAACATCCTGCGCGGCCCGTGGCTGGCGGAGCCGGAGGGATCGCGTCTGGACCTGGGGCCGGACGCCCGCCTGCGCGCCCCGGCGGCGCCCGCCATGGACGCCCCGGCGGCCGTGGAACCCGGGGACATCACCCTGCTCCCCCCGGACGACGCCGGGGCCGGACGGTTCGACTCCCTGCTCCCGGCCATGGTGGAGGAGCTGTCCCGCGACCGGGACGGCTTGCTGGCCCTCTGTCGGGCCGGGGAACTGCGGCTGTTCACCCGCCTACCGGACTGCGAGCGGGTTTTTCTGCCTGGAATGCCGGTTCTCCTGGGATTCACACGCCAAGCGGTGCGTTTCCTGGACGTCCCCCGCACTGCGGACTGACCGTGCCGGACATGAAAAAAGGCCCGCCCAGCGCACCGGACGGGCCTTGGCCCCTGTCGGGCGGAAAAGTCTATTCTCCCTCGTCCTCGGCGTCCAAATCCACCAATCCCATCTCTCCAGCATGGGCCACCAGTTCGGCCAGCAACTGCTCGGCGTCGTCGAAGAGCGGCGTCAGCTCCTCGCGGGGCGTCTCCCCGAAACGGGCATTGAGGAAATGGCGGATGCCCAGGGCCATCGTCATCTCGGCCAGATCCGCGTATTCCTCCTCGGAAGTCAGCAGATCGAACAAACCGCCTTCCAGGTTCTCCAACAGTTCCTCGCGGCTCAATTTTTCCAGCCCTTTGTCCTTGGCCATCGCATGCTCCTTGTTTTTTCAGACTACGAAACCCGCACCGCCTCGTTGACCACGTCCAGGTTCTTGAGACGCGCCAGGGCGTGGTAGAGCTGGTCCAGACTCGTGACCTCCACGGTGAATTCCAGCACCGACGTGCCGTCCACGCTGGACTCGAACGTGCCGGAATCGATGTTGATGTTGTCCTCGGCGAGCATCACGGCCACCTGGCCGAGCACTCCCTTGCGGTTGGTGCACTTGATGCGCACCCGGGCCGGATAGGGCGTGTCCTCCTGCTTGCCGTCCCAGGAGACTGAAAGCAGGCGCTCGGACTCGAAGCCCTTGACGTTCGGACAGGTGGTGGTGTGGATGGTCACGCCCCGGCCGCGGGTGATGTAGCCCACGATGGGCTCGCCGGGCAACGGGTTGCAGCAGCTGGCGAAACGCACGAGCACATTGTCCACGCCGCTGATCTTGAGCCCCTCGCTCTTGCCCTTGGCCTTGGCCTCCTCGACCGCGGGTCCGGTGGGACGCTCCTGGGGCCGGGGCTCATCCGCCTTCTCGGGCTGGAGCGAGGCCACCAGTCGCTTGACGACCTTGTTGGGCGTGATCCGCGAATAGCCCACCTGGGAGAGCAGTTCGTCCACCGAGCCGCAGGAGAACTCCTCCGCCAACTTGAGCAGAAGGCCTTCCTTCATGGCCTTGGCCATGTTGATGCCGACCTTGCGACCCTCCTTCTCCAGGAGTTCCTTGGCCAAGTCGATGCTGCGGGCCCGCTCCTCGGTACGGATGTACTGCTTGACCCGCGTACGGGCCCGGGCGGTCTTGACGAACTTGAGCCAGTCGCGGCTGGGCGTGCGGTGGGGGTCGGTGATGATCTCCACGCGGTCGCCATTCTTGAGCGGCGTGGACAGGGGCACGAGCCTGCCGTTGACCTTGGCCCCGGCGCAACGGTCGCCAACCTGGGAGTGGATGGAGTAGGCGAAATCCACGGGGGTGGCGCCCTCGGGCAGTTCCTTGATGTCTCCCCGGGGGGTGAAGATATAGACCTCGTCCTGGAACAGATCGAAACGCAGGGAGGCCATGAATTCACGGGGGTCGGAAAGCTCCCGCTGCCAGTCCAGGATCTGGCGCAGCCAGGTGAAACGCTCGGCGTCGCGCGAGCTGCCCGCCCCGCCGCCTTTGCGGTGCTTTTCCTTGTACTGCCAGTGGGCGGCC
This window encodes:
- the cpaB gene encoding Flp pilus assembly protein CpaB; the protein is MSRTVRSLLQMVLALVLALTAGLLVFRWLSARAPAAPVAQVTVRTVQVVVAATDMPKGARIEPGMLRLAPFVEGSEPSQSFRAQESLVGRVLAQSVGKGEAVTAPRLAPEDVKVGGISAMLGPGRRAMAVKGNKVMGLAGFIRPGNLVDVLVTLPVGEREEKVTKLVLEKVPVLATGTELEPSGDGEKPSSVDVYTLDLTPEESEKLALAATQGTLNFALRNEADQETVLTNGADTAATLASLRPVQVRPKAAAQAAPRPAVEVEVIRGGTRDRVRF
- a CDS encoding Flp family type IVb pilin, giving the protein MTRLMQLFKDEEGVTALEYGLIAALIAAVIITAVTTLGTKVSGTFDTIAGKMPTTSTGS
- a CDS encoding A24 family peptidase translates to MDLLIGAIVCVMLSVAVVTDLWDQKIPNLLTLPAMFAGLAYHGLARGLDGLAFSAAGLALGLAVMLVPFLLRLMGGGDVKLMAAVGAWLGAADVFSAFLFTCLAGGLYALFMLLRLGLLPRVLRNIRDAFLVLLATRKLEYAPVPAPVGRPLPRLCYGLAIAAGTVFTLVYTAWERGTLGL
- a CDS encoding TadE/TadG family type IV pilus assembly protein, producing MRKRHARGRGQRGMAAVEFALILPVLAALFFLILEGANAIRTYSIISEASREAARLVLREGSTTNVEFLVQSLTAAQLPAANLNTNVTVNSEQKTVTVEVDYDYQSMLGSQSMVETFNSGQPYVLLARTTMPLP
- a CDS encoding substrate-binding domain-containing protein; translated protein: MLRSWKKTIATLVALSALVCAVPALAGDVLRMATTTSTQDTGLLDALGPAFQKDTGIELQWTAVGTGKALKLGEDCNVDVLMVHAPQSEKEFLDKGFGMDRKEIFYNDFVIVGPLKDPAKAKGKTVAEALKAVSAAKASFVSRGDDSGTHKAELKLWKAAELPVPDKESWYISAGQGMLATLAMAAERGAYTLVDRGTWYKYEADQKGKAPLTILVEGDKPLLNQYSVMPVNPAHCPGVRADLAKKFSDWITSAKAQKFVGEFKVAGKPLFTPNAKK
- a CDS encoding ABC transporter permease gives rise to the protein MDFILEGLVRALDLLLSGDEVTFSAVTATLQSSVLAMIAALALGAPAGFCLGHFEFRGRRALRLAVDTALSFPTVVIGLIVYAFLTRRGPLGEWQMLFTVPGMAAGLALLALPIVIAHTAAGVEGLDRRLRLTALTLGAGPLRLALTTLREARFAVILALAMAFGRVASEVGIAMMVGGNIKWHTRTITTAIALETGKGQFAEGIALGIVLLAIALVVNLLLVLLRRRMA
- a CDS encoding type II and III secretion system protein family protein: MNARRSFFTAALVLALCWTQAAHAGPGFRILATEAPQAVQLVAGKSLILNSDSDIARISLAAPEQAELVLISPRQIYITGKKTGTTNLTLWGPGDRVNAVYDLEVVPDVTQLKHMLHTVLPSEAGIRVLSSGESVTLSGSVSSATNLATALSLAEASAPGKVVNLLRVGGVQQVMLEVRVAEMSRSVMKRLGFNFRFMSGDEILYSFLNRLTYLDEEGALTLSNNVGIAGTTSVGSAGNSLSYFVDALKANGLIKILAEPNLICLSGQTAEFLAGGEVPIPVPQGLGTVGIEYKPFGVGLKFTPTVLDSGTINIKVEPQVSDLDYSRAVTVNSFNVPSITSRRASTTVELGNGQSFAIAGLIKDSLRENMNKFPVLGDVPVLGSLFRSSDFQKNESELIIIITPHLVKPLDVAKQSLPTDGFREPDDYEFYMLGLVEGRGSGSGVAGSAPKAKSPSGRAEGFDGEFGHMLPR
- a CDS encoding sigma-54-dependent transcriptional regulator gives rise to the protein MTARILVVDDDAAFRGMLVEALRDKEFEVDVAGSAEEGIRLAEAGDFDLVLQDVMLPGMSGIEALPHLKRAAPLADIVVMTAFSSRDSAVEALKRGAYDYFTKPFSLAEMEVVIRRALEKRRLQGQVQALRTTLEREGPLSRIIGQGQAMSRVKDMLQRVAGLDADVLITGESGTGKELVADTIHALSPRAAGPFVKLNCAAIPENLLESELFGHEKGAFTGATAARRGRFEMAQGGSILLDEIGDMPLHLQPKLLRAVEQKQVERVGGSRPVTFDVRIIAATNQDLRDRVEAKEFRADLYYRLNVAAIHLPPLRERKEDLALLADFFLDRIGRRLGGEPLSLAPDALRLLQAQDWPGNVRQLANTLERTAIFAASGRITAADLSLALQRRAEPIPEIVPPEIGLPLKRAVNEYEKGLIVQALRRAGGVQTEAARLLGITAKNLWNKLQKHGLDPIACLRVQ
- a CDS encoding energy-coupling factor ABC transporter ATP-binding protein, encoding MNTLFRLENVVVRYAGTEVLRVEALDIPEHSVFGLAGHNGSGKSTLLRLLALLERPASGRLLVDGADSAGRERELRRRVTLLDQEPYLLRRSVLENVAYGLRARRESGDLERRVAEALEWVGLAPGFARRSWRELSGGEAQRVALAARLILRPRALLLDEPTANLDAESVTRINQAALRAREEWGTTLVLVSHDMAWLAEMADSVLHLHHGRVTGYGRMNILRGPWLAEPEGSRLDLGPDARLRAPAAPAMDAPAAVEPGDITLLPPDDAGAGRFDSLLPAMVEELSRDRDGLLALCRAGELRLFTRLPDCERVFLPGMPVLLGFTRQAVRFLDVPRTAD
- a CDS encoding vWA domain-containing protein → MSCLPARPCRCRRRQRGAVHVLVAVLIPILLGAAGLALDLGNLYLAQTRLQAAVDAGALAGALQLPYDPDLTKDIAKPAAIDMVHTNYAEAQIQNVAAGSEVRSLCVTATAQVNTLLLGVLGVNSGSVAAQACAGFNNLEVALVIDNTGSMKGTPISRVREAGADLVDLIIPDGAAPNTRVGLVPFRGKVKVLDAEGYPSGCLNADGSLNVGIHPDFMPLYYALPYYTRSQINLDTCTSIPPVHSLTTDKDEIIAAITQMDALGAGSGTVISEGIRWGREVLTPEAPYTQGSADDKIRKIMIVLTDGDTEDGTCGGSYAMSYTPNNYWTNAYYGMKVTNCHCENGGGLNQAMLAEAQKAKDAGIEIFSIRFGVSDTTDIQLMKQIASSKPGTTDHYFDAPSAEDIPEVFKLIGKQLGWRLLN
- a CDS encoding TadE/TadG family type IV pilus assembly protein; the protein is MRRRRSSFSRGVAAVEMALILPALLLMVFGLLESGNLFLSWLTVQKSAEMGARFAATGQGEDEGTRLAQIVEQTNVLLSTLPSAGSTVSVRSWPGLDTSGPGVSGSAGQPCGVVEVGVSFLYKPITPFIGDALPETVQLTGADRKVNEPWKPCP